The genomic window ttatttcaagaagcccaagaatctcattttaaatatcatcaggctgctcaagctttacgtttacaatttggaataacaagagaagaagctaggagcatagtaaaagcctgtccagcttgccttcctttccatgtcctacactccctccagggaagaaccctcgtggtttgagacctaatgaaatttggcaaatggatgtgacccattataaatcttttggtcatctgtcttttatccatgttgtggtagacatcttttcaggattcacttttgcaataccatcAGCAAAAGAGACAACCTGAGCAGTCACTGAATTCTATATACTAGCATTTGCAATTAttggtgtgccacaagaaataaaaacagacaatggacctgcctataaacattttgtacacttttgtgtacagtataagattttacataccactggcatatcttttaatcctcaaggacaggcaattgtagagaggaaaaacagagacattaagatgttcctccaaaaacaaaagaaagggggagccacaagtaaccctagagaacttctaaatctagccctttatactattaacttcttgatctttgacaaagatgcactggctctggatgacaggttttataaccccaGGAAGGatagtgtccagtgcgagcagctccactgtctttagataatccccaggtcatgtggagagacccagaaagtggtgaatggaaaggaccagataggttaactatttgggagagagggtttgcttgtatctccacagatggaaaaggaatcagatgggtgccaacgagccatattcaccttgtccatcagagaaagacagagcagacccttgaaacgatggagaagacccaagaaatattGGGTAGtttcattgctgactgtgcccaccactgaaagagcctgctAGTTATGGCGTTTGagtcatggacatcaaaaattgttggatttctaaaccctcaggaatcattggatattctgagaaatgataagactattgtaggacttctaaaccctcaggaTACTGTGAAacataagactattgcaggacttcaaaacctacaggaatcattggattctctgacacgtgaagcaatggacaaatGATTGGTTTTGGAtgatctcttggctgctgaagttGGAGTATGTATGACTGTTGTTTAtgtaccctccttctaggacttctaggAAATCtcttacaacaccatgttgattcatattatttattatatcactactagttgtacaattcatgtttgttaaacCACATTGGTACTGCACTGGCTGttgggagagtcatcactaatagcctgtgcattattgctatgtgcttgtgtaatatctcccatgctgatgggttagATAAccgagcacttaaagctaattaccaattgggcaatactctattaacatatgcttggagaatgatcctccccaactattctgtgctggctggatctgtagGTATAGacagagaagtgtgagagagatcagagggtgaaGTAGGACAAatgggatcattctttggtggtgagaaagagaaagaaggtgtggagattcctatatctaatcccctgacagtgaccccaaaagaccaagaataaagacttttgcttatcctgactctggctgattctaagatatccaggttACTGACGCAGTCATTACAAGCTGCCACAAATagttttgcacatacaggtccctttccctcctttaagatctctttggaatataagacCAGTtgtacactgctggatcaaagggtatgcataagtttaataactttttgagcatagttccaaattgctttccagaatggttgaatccattcacaattccaccaacaatgtatcagtgtcccagtattcccacatcccctccaacattcgtcattatctcttctgtcatcttagccaatctcagaggtgtgtaatggtacctcagagttgctgaGACTAAATTTAAttaaggaagataaatcttcctgctccagacctggcactttattcactgtgctacctacttGCAGAAAAGATGAGGTTTTCACAGATTTAttctgttctgctcctggggtaGGGTGGGGGGCCAGTTATAGAGAGGAAGTGGAAGTAACAGCTAGATTTGTAAGGAAAACCCTCCTAATGATTAGGAAGTATATGGGCTACCTCAAAAGGAGATGGGGCAATCCTCTTCACTGGAGGTTTCAAGCAGAGGCTAAATGAGTGGTAGTGATAGAGTGGGGAGAATACTGACTCTGAAACCAGAAGGCCCAGGTCATACTTTTGATACATTGGGCAAATGCTTTATCTTCCCAGTTTTCATCTAATGATGGGTTGAACCAGATATTTTCTGAAGtatcttcctcttttaaaatttaaaacaatattttatttcccccaattatatattataacaacttttaaaaactttttttttaagttttgagttccaattctgAGGTGCCTAGATCTAAGGCCCTGGAGAAGAAAATCCATTCTGGATTccagaaataaatttgaaagcaCTTGTTGAGCTGGAGTGGGACTTCATTTTGGTCTGGAGTTGGGCTAAATGAGGACTttggaaattctgtgattttctgcTTTGTCAGTCAGGCATTGGGCCCACCTCCCAAACTGGTTTCCCACCCTCTTCCCATTGCTACTCTCCCAGCAGCATCCCCAGGAGTACATCGGGATGAGGACTAACGTCATTCCCCTCATCCACCCTTTGTAAGAAGCAGAGCACATTGGCTCTCTGGGAGTCCCCCAGGGAGGGACAAGAAGGAAAGGGtcaaagagaaggaggaaaggctGTAAGCTGTCCCGTTTCTCAGGCCCCCAGGGGTCACTGAAGTAGGTGCCTCCACTTAGGCCTACACAAAGTTCAGAGAAGAGTTCTCATCACCCTAGCTCCCCACCCTGCTTCaaggctccctattgcttctaagCCAAAAATAGAAACTCTTCAGGCTGGCATTTACAGCCCTCCCTATTCTGGAGGCAACTTCTATTTCCTGTCTTACTTTCTCATTTCACCCCTCTGTGCTCAAGCCAGCCAAGCCTGCTTAATCCACCAGAACTCAGCTATCTCTGGGCCTAGAATGCAATCCTTCCTCACCcccatttctgaatttttttgccTCCCTCAAGTCTCAGTTCAGGAAGGTCTTCTTTTCGAAGATGGCTCCCAGAGCTCTTCCTGATCCTGTTATGTTCTCTCCCCCTGAAAAGGGTTTAAATTTACTCATCTGGGTATGTGTTATGCCTTCCTTACCTGAGAAGTATGCTCCCTAAAGGACTCGGCTGTTTTCATTCTTGTTTTAGATATAGTAAGaggcttaattaatgcttgttgaactAAATTATGAGAGAGAAATCTTAGAGAACACTTAGACCAGccccctcactttacaaatagggaaactgaggcacagagaggaaaGTGACCTATCCAGTTAGTGGCAGAACCAGAACTAGACCAAGCTCCTTGTAAGGAGGAGctctctttcacttttctttgaatctccagaACTTCACACAGTCCATGGCaagtagtaggtacttaaatgctgACTGAGTGACTGACCAGGTGTCCTGGCTCTTTCATGTACATCTATGTTGCCTTTACCAAGGACATCCTCGTGGGAGGCAGGGGACTTAGGTAAGGCGTCATCACTTCCAGTTTCCATAGCTTCTCAGGGCTTTTTCAGTGCTCTTGATAGAAcacagaagggaagagaaggagaaggaaggggaggggaggaaagggaagaagaggagaggggaggggaagggagagaaagagaggggaagggagagaaggggaggggaagggaggggagaaggaagaggaagaggaggaagaagaaaaagaggtggaggaggagaaggaaaaggaagaaaagcaggagggagagggggaggagaaggagaaggaggaagaggaaaaagaagaaaaaggttgaggaggaagaagagttagagaaggaagaagagttgaaggagaaggaaaaggaggaggaggaagaagaaaggaagaaagtgcCTGTTTACAGGTTCTCTATCTAGGAAATTAATATATGACCACGTTCATGGGAAGAATTTTTCTATAGGATCAGTGGCCACAGATCCATCTATTCTCTCCCCTAGGTATCCCCAAACGTCTCAGTTGAGCTCCCTTTTAAAACTATCAAGGGAAGCCACCTACGAACTACAGGGCGATCCAGGACCAAGATCTGGTCCTCAGGGGTTTTCCCCCGGGGCTATCTGCAAGTCTGACGGGAGTGGGGCCCGCTTGTTTGACTTCAGCAATAGGAATGAAGCTCTAAAAGTGGGATTTTAGACGGAGACAGAGGCACTCCCTGatcccccttccctcccaccaCGCTCACCCCGAAACCAGGAATCCCCTCCATCAcaacccccccccacacacacctctatctctttaaaaaaaaaaaaaaaaaagctcagccCACGGGGCCCCCGGCCCCCGCCCCCACTTCCTTCTCCCCGCCTTCCCCGCTATTATTAAGCTGCGGACAGCTGCCAGCTCCAGGGCTGGGGCTCGGACTCCCCTGCAGGGCGCGGGGACCACCCCCGGGACTTCTTACTTGCCTTGCCTTTCCCACAGCCTCTATCCAGCTCGGCTGAGTCAGGTGCGGGGCAGGGCCGCCACCCTGAGCCTGGGACAGAGCTCCCCGGGGCAGTGAAAGCCAGTCCCAATGCTGAGCCTTGGGGAGGGGAGGCTGGGGGGAGACTTCTAGCCTAAGCATCCCCGGAGTCCTTGGCCTTGGCCTCCGCCTCACCTGCCCCTCAACCCTCAAGGTAAGACCcgcttccttttcctccccaacTCTGGGGCCCTCGGTTTCCGCCTtgctctctgctgctcctggggAGTGAAAGCGATGGAGGGGATGGATGCCAGCTGAGGTGACAGCCGGGTTCCCGGCCTCTCCAAGGAGCACAACAGCTGGGAGTGACCCCTACAACTTCCTTCTGTGGGTTAGGAGATTCCCCGGCTTCTGGAAGagtccctccctctctgtctgtctctctctctcaaaagtAGATCTGAAAAACTGAGCTCTCTGGGAGAGGACCCGGACTCAGTTCAGGGGTATCCAATCCGATGAGCGTTCTAAAAACCTAGGGTTCCAGATTCCAGCTGTGGAGTTTCTCAGACCTAGTACCTCTTCCTCCCATCACCGGGGAGGAGGCAGTCTTTAGCACAGAATATCTTACTCTCAACTCTGATTTCAGGATGGGAGGGAACTCCAGTTTTCCATGCTGTTACCCCACCGCCCTCCCCTAAAACAGAGAACAGTCAGTGTCATTACAAATGATGGGAATTCTGATTAGGAAACTCCCTTTgttttccccagtttcccaaagcTGAGCTGACTCAGAGAGGTTCTGGAAAGGTGAGCCCCACCAACATGGGACCTTTCCCTGGGCAAATACAGGCGCCCGAGCCCCTGGACCCTCCCTCTGCTCAGGAATGAGCTTCCTGAGGTTGGTTGAGTGGTTGAGGAGAATTCCTGAGTAAAGGAGCTAAGAAAGAGCTACTTGAAGAATTGTGTGAAAGAAAAGTAACCGGTTAATTGGTCATTTATTTCAGCCCTGTTTCCCTTCCGTGGGTAAGGAGCTCTTCTCACCACTACTCTGAGCTAGCTGGCACCGGCCCTCCCTAGTGAAGGGGCTTCTCCATAGCTTTACACACACAAACCTCTCTGTCCCAGGAGGGTTAAGAGGAGGCAAGCTAAACAACTATCTGCTGTAAAGGGGGCTTACTCCCACCCAGCTACGGTTAAATCTCCAGAAGTGCTTTTCTCCTCCAAGCCCCATCCAGATCCAGCTGAGCCCTGCTTACACAGCTTCTTCCCATTCCCTCTGGTGGGTAGAAGGGGGGTATAAGTACACCTGAGAGTCTTTCCCCTGTGTCCTCATCCTTTCTCcaactctcctttcttctcccagaGAAAAGCTGTGAAACAATGGGTGACTGGGGCTTCCTAGAGAAACTGCTAGACCAGGTCCAGGAGCACTCCACGGTGATCGGCAAGATCTGGCTGTCCGTGCTGTTTATCTTCAGGATCCTCATTCTGGGGCTCGCTGGGGAGTCTGTCTGGGGAGACGAGCAGTCAGACTTCGAGTGTAACACGGCCCAGCCCGGCTGCACCAACGTGTGCTACGATCAGGCTTTCCCCATCTCTCACATCCGCTTCTGGGTCCTGCAGTTCCTCTTTGTCAGCACGCCCACCCTGGTCTACCTGGGCCACGTCATCTACCTGTCCCGCAGGGAAGAGCAGCTGCGGCAGAAGAAGAGCGAGCTGGGCACACTGCAGACCAAGGACCCGCGCGTGGAACAAGCGCTGGCCACCGTGGAGCACCAGATAGCAAAGATCCCCATCTCCGAAGACGGGCACCTGCGCATCCAGGGAGCTCTGATGGGCACCTACGTGGCCAGCGTGGTCTGCAAGAGTCTGCTGGAGGCGGGCTTCCTCTACGGCCAGTGGCGGCTCTACGGCTGGATGATGGCCCCCGTGTACGTGTGCCAGCGCCCACCCTGCCCGCACGTGGTGGACTGCTTCGTGTCCCGCCCCACAGAAAAGAccatcttcatcatcttcatgATGGTCGTGGGGCTGATCTCCCTGGTGCTCAACCTGATGGAGCTGGTCCATCTCAGCTTCCGGTGCATGTGGCAGAAGCTGAGGGCCTCCCAGGTCAGGGGGCGGACAGGGACCTACCCCGCCGTCCTGGGCAATGGGGCTGGCAATTCTGGGGACCCCTATTCAGAGGGGATGTTCTTCTACCTCCCCATGAACGAGACGCCCACATCACCTCCCTGCCCCTCCTACAACAAGCTGTCCAGTGAGCAGAACTGGGCCAACCTGAACGCAGAAGAGAGCCTAGCCCCGCAAAAGCAGGACATGCTCCCTGGGTCAGGGCCCTTGCTGACGCATTCTGAGGGCCCCTACCTGACCCAGCCTCTGCAGAGTGGGAACGACCCTTCCAGTCGCCCCAGTAGCTCAGCCTCCAAGAAACAGTATGTGTAAGGGGACCTGAGTCTTCATCCCCATCACTAGAACCTGTAAGCAAAACTGTCGGGGGCAATGGGGAGGAGGTTTTTCTCCACCTCTTTTCTTGAAGGCGTCTCCCTTCCAAACTATATGTGAGTGAATTCTCCCCCCACAGAGGAGGGAGGTAGCCGGGAACCTCTGAGGGCTGTGGACTGCAGAGCCCGGCTGCTCTTGGACCTCTGAGCATCCCAGGAGCCAAAGAGTCCTTTAGCAGAGCAGTAAGTGGGCTCAGATCTGGGCTTACTGACTATTCCTGGGATCAAGAGAGCCATTTCCTGTCCTGGAAAGGCCTGCGTAGATCCAGCTGTGGATGCCTGATGAATGGGTCAGAATTCCCAGATCGGGTTTTTTCCTCCAACTCTTGCTGGAGGTGATAACTGCACAGAAGAAGGGACCCACATTTATCCCCTACTGTCATAGgggtaaagggaagggggaggagtaTCTTGTCCTTTTAGGATTGAAGGTTTTTGATGTAAAAGTCCAAGGGAGCAGGACTCCCAAGTCATACTCCTTTCAAAGCCTTGGACTCAGGTTTAAAAATACCTCTGGAGAAAGAAAGTTTGGTTTATACTATGCTATATTGGCCCAAAAGGGAGCCCCTCACCCAATATACATGTTGGAGCCACTGGGCCTTAGTCAAAAACTGTGACTCCTTTATCTGTGTCCTCACTCCACCCTGGAGAAAAGGAGCTAAACCAGGGCTGGAAAAAGTGGGGTTGGGACCTTTCCCCCCTAATGTTCAGTTTTTTGTTCTAAAATAAATGGGACTTGAATATGAGTGGCAGTCTGTGTGACCTCATCTTATTACTgttggaagaaaggaggggatatggggaggggagggggggcagaGGGAGGTCATCCTTCCTCTTTACACCTGGTAACCCTACGGGTAGGGTTACCTCCCTCAAGGCTTTGTCCCAATAGCTCTTTTGTCTCTTTGATTGTCTCATCCATTCCTATGGCCTCAACCCTTTGTTGtcagatgattcccaaatctatctCTATAGACAACTTTTCTCACTTCTATGTTGAATCTGTATAGAAGTCCCACTGATTCCAAGGCCTTTCTGCCCAAATCTGAGTTCTTCTGCTCCTATAAactactttttaaatgtttttttaatcctatcttcaattctcttcttccccattTCACACCCACACCCTATTGATTGTACTCTCTATCCATCTTTGTCATAGGATCTTAGCTGCAAGGAATGAACCTTAAAGCCCCTCATTTGACCCAGGAGGGAGTTAAGTGACCTTCCTACGCTCCTCCACAGGCTAATTAAGCCATCAGGTTTTGAGCCCAAGGCCTCTAAATTGAAACAAAACATTCTTTGAATTATCTCTGCCTCTTAATCACCTCTATGCTGTCATGATTGCCACTTTAGTCCAGGCCCTTGACTACCTCTCAGCTGCCCACCAATAGATCTCTCCTAGTCCAAACTCACCTGTGAAAGGTAAACAAAtgcagacacacagacacagaaaaagggAGGCTCCCTCAGGTCTGTACCACTCCAGACCCCTTCTGAGACCTGGTCCTTGAATGCACCATACTCCAGGACTGGGGAGGGGGGCGGAGGAGAAGAGACCATTGCTGCCCTTATTTAAGCCAAACCTGGACACTTCCCTTCCATTTATCTCATCTGAAACAGTGgtttttcaaaagaaatcttaaagaatagGATTAAAGACTGAAGTTTTAGAGAATAACACAGCTTTCCCAATAAGCAGCCTTCTTCTCCCTAAAATCTCCACTTTAGGGACTAGGTTACCCAACTACAAAGCTGTCGCCATAATTCCTTGGGAGAGCCCTATGGGGGGATTTCCCACTATTGCCTTCAACACCCATTCGGTGGTTTTCCAGTAAAAGTTGGTTTCCTTCCCTGATCCCGAATCACCAAGTTCAAATTAGAGGCTTCCCAAAAATCATGTTAACCCCCTGATGCATCCATCTCAGGCCTTGCACACATACATCCCAATGATCTTCAGGAACACCGGGCAAATAGactctccccccacacacacactccctcacTATCAAAATTACTAACTTATTGCATTCCTGACTATGTCCCTCTcctgctaaaaacaaaaacaaaaatgacccTTTAGAAGCTCCCAAGTGCCTACATTAGGGCTTGACatttttatgtcatggaccccTCTGGCAGGCTGGTGACATCGCAggtccccttctcagaataatatttttaaatgcataaatttaaatatatgggattacaaaggaaaaaagttatcaaaatattttgaaacagtgttatggaataataatgttctataagaaataaatgatcagcaggatgatttcagaagaccttgagagacttacatgaactgatgctgagtgaagtaaaatcaagagaatattgtacacagcaattataagattatgtgatgatccactcTGAcatacatggctcttttcaacaatgaggtgattcaggccaattccaatagacttgtgatggagagaaccatctccatccagagagaggactacggggactgaatgtggatcacaacatagaagtttcaccttttttattgttgtttccttgcttttttttttcttttctcattttttccctttttgatctgatttttcttgggcaacatgataaatgcagaaatatgtatagaaaaattgcctatgcttaacatgcattggattatttgctgtctaggaaaggaaaggggggaggggaagagggaaaaaaattggaacacaagattttgcaagggtgaatattgaaaactatctttgcatatattctgaaaataaaaagccattagtttttttaaaaacaggtttATAGACCCCATATTAAATAACCCTTGAGATGATCTTAAAAGTTACTTAATGATCTATTACTCTATggataagtaaaaaagaaaacaataatagtaatgaGAAATGATAGCaaacaattatataattttttaaggtttgcaaagtgttttacaaatatctcattttctcaGCTAACaatatcttccccccccccccctcaggctggggttaagtgatttgcccagggtcacacagccaggaagtgttaagtgtctgagagcagatttgaactcgggtcctcctaacttcagggctggtgcgctatccactgcagcacctagctgcccctaacaatATCGTTTATGATGGAGTTCAGATAGAGTCAATATTGGGACAAATCTAGCTTACTTATTCTTTTAGAATTAAAGTTTTGCCCCCAGGTAGAAAAAGGTACTGCTTTTTGTTATTATCAATGATAGTTTTTATATGATACTTCAA from Sminthopsis crassicaudata isolate SCR6 chromosome 3, ASM4859323v1, whole genome shotgun sequence includes these protein-coding regions:
- the GJA4 gene encoding gap junction alpha-4 protein, with amino-acid sequence MGDWGFLEKLLDQVQEHSTVIGKIWLSVLFIFRILILGLAGESVWGDEQSDFECNTAQPGCTNVCYDQAFPISHIRFWVLQFLFVSTPTLVYLGHVIYLSRREEQLRQKKSELGTLQTKDPRVEQALATVEHQIAKIPISEDGHLRIQGALMGTYVASVVCKSLLEAGFLYGQWRLYGWMMAPVYVCQRPPCPHVVDCFVSRPTEKTIFIIFMMVVGLISLVLNLMELVHLSFRCMWQKLRASQVRGRTGTYPAVLGNGAGNSGDPYSEGMFFYLPMNETPTSPPCPSYNKLSSEQNWANLNAEESLAPQKQDMLPGSGPLLTHSEGPYLTQPLQSGNDPSSRPSSSASKKQYV